The Blautia hydrogenotrophica DSM 10507 genome window below encodes:
- a CDS encoding 3-deoxy-7-phosphoheptulonate synthase: MSFYYHTELPLPSDFKETYPLSEKMKEAKCRRDREISDIFTGKSHRFLVIIGPCSADREDAVCEYVCRLAKISEKTKDRLLIIPRIYTSKPRTTGTGYKGMLHQPNPLLSPDLAKGLVAVRKLHLRAFYESGLSAADELLYPEIRSYLDDLLSYEAVGARSVENQQHRLTASGMDIPVGMKNPTSGDLSIMFHAIYAAQQSQRFIFRGHEVTTDGNPLAHGILRGGQNRYGMPLPNYSLHDLEYCRREYEKKCLRNMAVLVDTNHANSNKHFKEQINIALDVLHSRRTNSGLHTLIKGLLIESYLVEGCQPLSSSQTYGQSITDPCLGWEDTETLLYRIAELCD, from the coding sequence ATGTCATTTTATTACCATACAGAACTGCCGCTTCCCTCTGATTTCAAAGAGACTTACCCTCTCTCTGAAAAAATGAAAGAAGCCAAATGCCGGCGTGACAGAGAAATTTCCGATATTTTCACCGGTAAATCTCATCGTTTTCTGGTTATCATCGGTCCCTGCTCTGCGGACCGAGAAGACGCTGTCTGCGAGTATGTCTGCCGCCTAGCTAAAATCAGTGAGAAAACTAAAGACCGCCTGCTGATCATCCCTCGCATTTACACCAGCAAGCCCAGGACCACGGGCACAGGCTATAAAGGAATGCTTCATCAGCCAAATCCCCTCCTTTCTCCCGACCTGGCTAAAGGACTTGTGGCTGTGCGAAAGCTTCATCTGCGCGCTTTTTATGAAAGCGGCCTCAGCGCAGCCGACGAACTTCTATATCCAGAAATCCGCAGCTACCTGGATGACCTGCTGTCCTATGAGGCAGTGGGAGCTAGATCAGTGGAAAACCAACAGCATCGTCTGACTGCCAGCGGAATGGATATTCCTGTAGGAATGAAAAACCCTACCAGCGGAGATCTGTCTATCATGTTTCATGCCATCTATGCGGCTCAGCAGTCCCAACGTTTCATTTTTCGCGGACATGAAGTCACAACCGATGGAAATCCACTGGCCCACGGAATTCTAAGAGGCGGCCAAAATCGTTATGGAATGCCTCTTCCTAACTACAGTCTTCATGATCTGGAATACTGCCGCAGGGAATACGAAAAAAAGTGCCTGCGGAATATGGCGGTCCTGGTTGATACCAACCATGCCAATTCCAACAAGCACTTTAAAGAACAGATTAACATCGCTTTGGATGTGCTTCACTCCCGCCGGACAAACTCTGGACTTCACACCCTAATCAAAGGGTTACTCATCGAGAGCTATCTGGTGGAAGGCTGTCAACCCCTTTCTTCCTCCCAGACCTACGGACAGTCCATCACTGACCCTTGTCTGGGCTGGGAAGATACGGAAACTCTTCTATATCGAATCGCAGAACTCTGCGACTGA
- a CDS encoding iron-containing alcohol dehydrogenase family protein, with translation MFFYMPTKVYSEEQCVKRHGSELAALGEKALLVTGRHSARSNGSLKDVEEALESNGTGYILFDEIEENPSMETIMRARDLGIVQGADFVVGIGGGSPMDAAKAIALMMRHPDQDMDYLYQKGVDSSACPVVEIPTTCGTGSEVTPYAILTIHAKRTKSSISHKIYPSLALADPGYLKFAPESVLQSTAIDALGHFLESYLNSNATDYSRMLVRGGMRIWSKFRDVLDRKRELIEEDYQEMLNAATLGGMAITHTGTSLPHGLSYYVTYEEKVAHGKAVGIFLPGYLKAADSQTSRELLELIGFQEIEEFRAYIGRVLGEVMMPEELRAQAVRGLLENAEKLKNCPFSVDERALREIIEYSLD, from the coding sequence ATGTTTTTTTATATGCCTACGAAGGTGTATTCAGAAGAACAATGCGTGAAGAGACATGGGAGTGAGTTGGCAGCTCTGGGAGAGAAGGCTTTGCTTGTGACAGGGAGACACTCTGCCCGTTCCAACGGTTCTCTCAAAGATGTGGAAGAGGCTTTGGAGTCTAATGGGACAGGATATATCCTGTTTGATGAGATCGAGGAGAACCCTTCGATGGAAACAATTATGAGAGCGAGAGACCTGGGGATAGTTCAGGGAGCAGATTTTGTCGTTGGAATCGGCGGTGGTTCACCCATGGATGCGGCGAAGGCGATTGCATTGATGATGCGTCATCCTGACCAGGATATGGATTATCTGTACCAGAAAGGGGTGGACAGCAGTGCCTGTCCGGTGGTGGAGATTCCCACTACCTGCGGAACTGGGTCAGAGGTGACTCCTTATGCGATTTTGACCATTCATGCCAAGAGAACGAAATCTAGTATTTCTCATAAAATCTATCCGTCATTGGCTCTGGCAGACCCAGGTTATTTGAAATTTGCTCCTGAGAGTGTGTTGCAGTCCACAGCGATTGACGCGCTGGGACATTTTTTGGAGAGTTATCTAAACAGCAATGCCACAGACTATAGTCGGATGCTGGTCCGTGGGGGAATGAGAATCTGGTCAAAATTTCGGGATGTTCTGGATAGAAAGAGAGAACTCATAGAGGAGGATTACCAGGAAATGCTAAACGCTGCTACATTGGGCGGGATGGCGATTACTCATACGGGGACTTCTCTTCCTCATGGTTTGAGTTACTATGTGACTTATGAGGAGAAGGTTGCCCATGGCAAGGCAGTGGGAATTTTTCTTCCAGGGTATCTAAAGGCGGCGGATTCCCAGACGAGCCGAGAGCTTTTGGAACTCATAGGATTCCAGGAGATCGAAGAGTTCCGCGCCTATATCGGCCGTGTTCTGGGCGAGGTGATGATGCCAGAGGAGTTACGGGCGCAGGCGGTGAGAGGACTTCTAGAAAATGCTGAGAAACTGAAGAACTGCCCGTTCTCAGTGGATGAGAGGGCACTGAGAGAGATTATTGAATATTCATTAGACTGA
- a CDS encoding LiaI-LiaF-like domain-containing protein, with the protein MTRIYRVGSLTLGCLLVVFGSLFLAHMFYPSLSYEFIYRLWPFIFILLGLEVLGSRLRSEKVQFVYDKGSIFLLILLTFFSMALAFLDTAFQYHKFYL; encoded by the coding sequence ATGACAAGAATCTATAGAGTTGGAAGTCTAACACTGGGATGTCTTCTCGTTGTCTTTGGAAGCCTGTTTTTGGCTCACATGTTTTATCCCTCGTTGTCCTATGAGTTTATCTACCGCCTCTGGCCTTTTATCTTCATTCTGCTAGGATTGGAAGTCCTAGGGTCCAGATTGCGCAGTGAAAAAGTTCAGTTCGTGTACGACAAAGGTTCCATCTTTCTCTTAATTTTACTGACCTTTTTCTCTATGGCCTTGGCTTTCTTAGACACGGCTTTTCAGTATCACAAATTTTACCTTTAA
- a CDS encoding RNA polymerase sigma factor, which produces MFSIQAQKQLEYLIDTYENLIFTVCYRLTGNYFDSQDLTQETFLSAYKHLSHFDGRNEKAWLTRIATNKCIDYLKRAGRNTYPTEDEYFLQLQTRGPTLEENILEQEVRTQLLQYCRLLKEPYREIAVLYFYQELGFSEIAQRTGKNLKTVQTQVYRAKAMLKKFYEKEGYGHGQKALPAGRTAQNRG; this is translated from the coding sequence GTGTTTTCGATCCAAGCTCAAAAACAACTGGAATATCTGATTGACACTTATGAAAACTTAATTTTTACGGTTTGTTACCGGCTGACAGGAAATTATTTTGATTCTCAGGATCTGACGCAGGAGACGTTTCTCTCTGCCTACAAACACCTCTCCCACTTCGACGGTAGAAATGAAAAAGCTTGGCTTACCCGGATAGCGACAAACAAATGTATCGACTACTTAAAGCGTGCTGGGCGAAACACTTATCCTACAGAAGATGAATATTTTCTTCAGCTTCAGACCAGGGGGCCTACTTTGGAAGAAAACATTCTGGAACAGGAGGTTCGCACACAGTTGTTGCAATACTGTCGTCTTCTCAAAGAACCTTACCGAGAAATCGCAGTCTTATATTTCTACCAGGAGCTCGGATTCAGCGAGATCGCCCAGCGAACAGGAAAAAATTTAAAGACGGTTCAAACTCAGGTCTACAGAGCCAAAGCAATGTTAAAAAAATTCTACGAAAAGGAGGGATATGGCCATGGACAAAAAGCACTGCCAGCTGGAAGAACTGCACAAAATCGCGGCTGA
- a CDS encoding penicillin-binding transpeptidase domain-containing protein: MTLQNNTKKKSRKKMGLALGVAAAVGLGAGCWFLFLRQTPQDFVQAYMDCIEARDYEKMYEMLDADSQERIDQESFLTRNQNIYEGIEVEDLKLEFKKKDGDKKWIKYTATMNTVAGELTFDNQMYVHREGLGLKLQWEDTSIFPELHSTDKVQVSSSEFQRGGIYDREGKTLAGQGIVSSVGLVPGKMSVDPTQREEDIQKMADLLEISAESIENSLDASWVKDDSFVPVKKIEKNHTVENTLLGENFDSELVKQLVEIPGVMVTDAEDRVYPLGEVASHLTGYVQSVTAEDLEERKGKGYDANSVLGKSGLESLYEDELRGTDGCKISIVDQDGQERTVLAKKETENGLDITTTIDSELQEMLYRQFENDKSCSVAMNPFTGEILALVSTPSYDSNDFVLGMSQSVWDSLNEDEDQPMYNRFRQTWAPGSTFKPMTAAIGLSTGRLAADENLGYSGTSWQKDSSWGSYHVTTLHDYGEDVTLRNALVYSDNIYFAKAALKIGADTLEEQLKKIGFGQELPFPISVTSSQYSNEEHISTEVQLADSGYGQGQMLVNPIHLASIYTAFLNEGDMLKPKLLQEENPQGEVWISDAFTEEAVQTVAEDLKDVVNSPEGTGYGLHLEGVELAGKTGTAEIKDTVEDTSGTELGWMAVYTTDPDTEKPLLLLTMVQDVKERGGSGYVVDNLRPVLESYLLGQEYTKPSQDEPE, from the coding sequence ATGACATTGCAGAATAATACAAAGAAAAAGAGCAGGAAAAAGATGGGACTGGCGCTGGGAGTGGCTGCAGCTGTAGGCTTGGGGGCTGGATGCTGGTTTCTGTTTCTCAGACAGACGCCCCAGGATTTTGTCCAGGCATATATGGATTGTATTGAGGCCAGGGATTATGAGAAAATGTATGAGATGTTGGACGCGGACAGTCAGGAGAGAATCGATCAGGAGAGCTTTCTCACCCGGAATCAGAATATCTATGAGGGGATTGAAGTCGAGGATTTGAAGCTGGAGTTTAAGAAAAAAGACGGCGACAAGAAATGGATAAAATACACGGCGACCATGAATACGGTGGCCGGAGAGCTGACCTTTGACAACCAGATGTATGTCCATCGGGAGGGGCTTGGCCTGAAACTTCAGTGGGAGGACACCTCTATCTTTCCAGAGCTGCACTCCACAGACAAGGTGCAGGTATCTTCCTCGGAGTTTCAAAGAGGGGGAATCTACGACCGTGAGGGGAAGACTCTGGCAGGCCAAGGGATTGTCTCATCGGTGGGGCTGGTCCCGGGAAAGATGAGCGTAGACCCTACGCAGAGGGAGGAAGATATTCAAAAAATGGCTGATCTTCTGGAAATATCCGCAGAGAGTATAGAGAATTCTCTGGATGCGTCCTGGGTCAAGGATGATTCTTTCGTCCCCGTGAAAAAGATAGAGAAGAACCATACAGTGGAGAACACGCTGCTGGGAGAGAATTTCGACAGTGAGCTGGTGAAACAGCTGGTGGAGATTCCGGGCGTCATGGTGACGGATGCTGAGGACAGAGTCTATCCTCTGGGGGAAGTGGCCTCCCATTTGACCGGATATGTGCAGAGTGTGACGGCGGAAGATCTGGAAGAACGAAAAGGCAAAGGATATGACGCGAACAGCGTTCTGGGAAAAAGTGGGCTGGAGAGTCTTTATGAGGATGAACTGCGCGGCACAGATGGTTGCAAGATTTCCATCGTAGACCAGGATGGACAGGAGCGGACGGTGCTGGCGAAGAAAGAGACGGAAAACGGGCTGGATATCACCACGACCATTGACTCTGAGCTTCAGGAGATGCTGTACCGGCAGTTTGAAAATGACAAAAGCTGCAGCGTGGCCATGAACCCCTTCACAGGAGAAATTTTGGCTCTGGTCAGCACGCCGTCCTATGACAGCAATGATTTTGTGCTGGGAATGTCGCAATCTGTCTGGGACAGTTTGAATGAAGATGAAGATCAGCCGATGTATAACCGGTTTAGGCAGACTTGGGCGCCTGGTTCTACCTTTAAGCCGATGACGGCGGCTATAGGGCTGAGTACAGGGCGTTTGGCTGCGGATGAGAATCTAGGCTACAGTGGTACGAGCTGGCAAAAAGACAGCTCTTGGGGATCCTATCACGTGACCACTCTGCATGATTACGGTGAGGATGTCACCCTGCGAAACGCATTGGTTTATTCGGATAATATTTATTTTGCGAAAGCTGCGCTAAAAATTGGCGCAGATACTCTAGAGGAACAATTGAAAAAAATCGGCTTTGGTCAGGAGCTTCCATTTCCTATCAGCGTCACCTCGTCCCAGTACTCTAACGAGGAACACATATCCACCGAGGTTCAGCTGGCGGACAGCGGGTACGGGCAGGGCCAGATGCTGGTGAATCCTATTCATTTGGCCAGCATCTACACTGCATTTTTGAATGAGGGAGATATGCTGAAGCCGAAGCTTTTGCAGGAAGAGAATCCCCAGGGAGAAGTCTGGATTTCTGACGCGTTTACTGAAGAAGCGGTTCAGACGGTGGCAGAGGATTTAAAGGATGTGGTGAACAGCCCGGAGGGAACCGGCTATGGACTCCACTTAGAGGGTGTGGAGCTGGCAGGCAAGACCGGAACGGCGGAGATCAAGGATACGGTGGAGGACACCAGCGGCACGGAGCTGGGCTGGATGGCCGTCTACACGACAGACCCTGACACGGAGAAACCGCTTTTGCTTCTGACCATGGTACAGGATGTGAAAGAGCGAGGCGGCAGCGGCTATGTGGTGGACAATCTGCGGCCAGTGCTGGAGAGTTATCTGTTGGGACAAGAGTATACGAAACCGAGTCAGGATGAGCCGGAATAG
- a CDS encoding dipeptidase → MKRTEKERIRMIDLHCDTLWRLCRPDGLRGRRGGLAENPFGVDVRRLEKADSLVQAFAVFFMTGMVPGPLREEWAYKTARRRIRAYHRWRIETGGRLEPIRSWQDVDFCERYGCVGSLLTLEDAVPFGQDLGRLKEFYDLGVRLVTLTWNHENSVGWPNSTNRTVMGRGLKPFGREVVEEMNYLGILVDVSHLSDGGFWDVVRLSKKPFIASHSNARAVTSHPRNLTDRMIRAVAESGGVIGLNFCPSFLSEKKISTVAGMLRHLHHIYQVGGEDVLALGSDLDGISGKLQLNSCDQIEYLARALRRHGMSWRVLEKLWYQNARRVFREVLPER, encoded by the coding sequence TTGAAAAGGACAGAGAAAGAGAGAATAAGAATGATAGATCTTCACTGCGATACGCTGTGGCGTCTGTGCCGGCCCGACGGGCTGCGGGGGCGCCGGGGCGGCCTGGCAGAAAATCCTTTTGGTGTGGATGTGCGCCGGCTGGAGAAGGCGGATTCCTTGGTACAGGCTTTCGCAGTCTTCTTCATGACGGGAATGGTGCCAGGGCCGCTGAGGGAAGAGTGGGCCTATAAGACGGCGAGACGCAGAATCAGGGCGTATCACAGGTGGAGAATCGAGACAGGAGGCAGGCTGGAACCCATTCGGAGCTGGCAGGATGTGGATTTCTGCGAAAGATACGGATGTGTGGGGAGCCTGCTGACTTTGGAGGATGCGGTACCCTTTGGACAGGATTTGGGGCGGCTGAAGGAATTTTATGATTTGGGTGTGAGGCTGGTGACATTGACCTGGAATCATGAGAATTCCGTTGGATGGCCGAATTCCACGAATCGTACGGTGATGGGAAGGGGGCTGAAGCCCTTTGGAAGAGAGGTGGTGGAGGAGATGAACTATCTGGGAATTCTGGTGGATGTCTCGCATCTGTCTGATGGAGGGTTCTGGGATGTGGTGAGGCTGAGCAAGAAGCCGTTTATCGCCTCCCACTCCAATGCCAGGGCAGTGACCTCCCATCCCAGAAACCTGACTGACAGGATGATACGGGCGGTGGCAGAAAGCGGTGGAGTCATCGGCCTGAATTTCTGTCCGAGCTTTTTAAGCGAAAAGAAGATCAGTACTGTCGCAGGTATGCTTCGCCATCTGCACCATATTTACCAGGTGGGCGGCGAGGACGTTCTGGCTCTGGGTAGCGACCTGGATGGAATCAGCGGCAAGCTTCAGCTGAACAGTTGCGATCAGATTGAGTATCTGGCCAGGGCCCTGCGCAGGCACGGGATGTCCTGGCGGGTACTGGAAAAGCTCTGGTATCAGAATGCTCGTCGGGTGTTCCGGGAGGTTTTGCCGGAGAGGTGA
- the aroF gene encoding 3-deoxy-7-phosphoheptulonate synthase, with translation MIVVLKHGVTEQQMRNLIAWFKDQGVDVHVSRGIYQTVLGLVGDTSDIDVDLLRMLDIVDAVKRITDPFKKANRKFHPEDSVIEVGESKVKIGGGNFAVIAGPCSVESEEQIIEVAQKVKAAGATLLRGGAFKPRTSPYDFQGMRAEGIELLLEAKKETGLPIVTEIMNANHIPLFEEVDLIQVGARNMQNFELLKELGKLQKPILLKRGLANTMKEWLMSAEYIMAGGNENVILCERGIRTFETYTRNTLDLSAVPMLHELTHLPVIVDPSHATGMARLVEPMACAAVGCQADGLMIEVHNNPAKALCDGPQSLTPEQFAKVMGKVRKIKEVVDECE, from the coding sequence ATGATAGTAGTATTGAAACATGGTGTGACGGAACAGCAGATGAGGAACCTGATTGCATGGTTCAAGGACCAGGGAGTGGATGTCCATGTTTCCAGAGGTATCTACCAGACAGTGCTCGGGTTGGTGGGAGATACCAGTGATATTGACGTGGATTTACTGAGAATGCTGGATATTGTGGATGCAGTCAAGAGAATCACGGACCCGTTTAAGAAGGCAAACCGTAAATTCCATCCAGAAGATTCTGTGATCGAAGTGGGAGAGTCCAAGGTGAAGATCGGCGGAGGTAATTTCGCGGTGATCGCGGGGCCTTGCTCCGTGGAATCAGAAGAACAGATCATCGAGGTGGCACAGAAGGTGAAAGCAGCCGGGGCTACTCTGCTAAGAGGCGGTGCATTCAAGCCGAGAACTTCACCCTACGATTTCCAAGGAATGCGGGCAGAGGGAATCGAGCTTTTACTGGAGGCAAAGAAGGAGACTGGACTTCCTATTGTAACGGAGATCATGAATGCCAACCATATTCCGCTGTTCGAAGAAGTGGATTTAATTCAGGTGGGAGCCAGAAACATGCAGAATTTTGAGCTGCTAAAGGAACTGGGAAAACTGCAAAAGCCAATTCTTCTGAAACGTGGACTGGCGAACACGATGAAGGAATGGCTGATGAGTGCCGAGTACATTATGGCTGGTGGAAATGAAAATGTGATCTTATGTGAGCGAGGTATTCGTACCTTTGAGACTTACACGAGAAATACCCTGGATTTGTCGGCAGTGCCGATGCTTCATGAGCTGACGCATCTTCCAGTGATTGTAGATCCGAGTCACGCCACAGGAATGGCAAGGTTGGTGGAGCCGATGGCTTGTGCGGCTGTAGGATGCCAGGCGGATGGCCTGATGATCGAGGTGCACAACAATCCGGCGAAGGCGCTGTGTGATGGACCTCAATCCCTGACGCCGGAGCAGTTCGCTAAGGTGATGGGGAAAGTGAGAAAGATCAAGGAGGTCGTGGACGAATGCGAGTAG
- a CDS encoding prephenate dehydrogenase: protein MRVGIVGLGLIGGSFAKAYHESKDWEVYGMDSDKRILDLALLAEDLDGVLDETTISQCDLLLIALYPQAVIEYLEKNAPYISKDTVVIDCGGTKRKICEAGFQIAEKYGFTFIGGHPMAGRHYTGYKYSLANLYDGMAMVIIPKTCDDMNWLEHIKDLLKPARFGTVTVTTAENHDKMIAFTSQLAHVVSNAYIKSPTAREHHGYSAGSYKDLTRVAWLNEVMWTELFMENRDYLTEEIRFLREELKKYQNALEQQDFEKMRELLREGKERKVEVDGR, encoded by the coding sequence ATGCGAGTAGGAATTGTTGGCTTGGGCTTGATCGGCGGTTCCTTCGCAAAGGCATACCATGAGAGCAAGGACTGGGAGGTCTACGGGATGGACAGCGATAAGAGAATCCTGGACTTGGCTCTGCTGGCGGAAGATTTGGACGGTGTTTTGGATGAGACGACGATTTCCCAGTGCGATCTTCTATTGATTGCACTTTACCCACAGGCGGTGATTGAATATCTGGAAAAAAACGCGCCGTATATATCCAAGGATACCGTGGTCATTGACTGCGGGGGGACGAAGAGGAAGATCTGTGAGGCTGGATTCCAGATTGCTGAAAAGTACGGATTTACCTTTATTGGAGGACACCCCATGGCAGGCAGGCATTATACGGGGTACAAGTATAGTCTGGCAAATCTGTATGATGGAATGGCGATGGTTATTATACCTAAGACCTGTGACGATATGAATTGGCTGGAACACATCAAAGATCTCCTGAAGCCTGCGAGATTTGGCACGGTCACAGTGACTACGGCAGAGAACCATGACAAGATGATTGCATTTACCTCTCAGCTCGCGCACGTGGTGTCAAACGCATATATCAAAAGCCCTACGGCCAGAGAGCACCACGGTTATTCGGCAGGCAGCTACAAGGACTTGACCAGGGTCGCTTGGCTGAATGAGGTGATGTGGACCGAGCTTTTTATGGAAAACAGGGATTACTTAACAGAAGAAATCCGTTTTCTAAGAGAGGAATTAAAGAAGTATCAGAACGCTTTGGAGCAACAGGATTTTGAGAAGATGAGAGAGCTTCTGAGAGAAGGAAAAGAACGCAAGGTAGAGGTAGACGGAAGATGA
- the aroB gene encoding 3-dehydroquinate synthase encodes MICVEVKASRDYEIRIESGSLKKAGEYIGQVVAGRHAVIVTDSTVKELYLDTVEESLSRASFQTDSFVIPSGEKSKDAAHYIQLLEFLAEKTVTRSDVLVALGGGVVGDLTGFAAATFLRGVHFVQIPTTLLAAVDSSVGGKTAIDLQAGKNLAGCFYQPSLVLCDCETLKSLKPETFSEGMAEVIKYGAIADRKLWEKLRAPIWPQIEEIVARCVEIKRDIVEQDEFDLGVRQYLNFGHTIGHSIEKNSGYEISHGRAVAIGMVLAAKLSVKQGECGEECLGQMREMLERYELPTTTDYSAEQLIGPMKADKKRSGNTVSFILLREIGQCFSRKMTINEMDEAVREILGDEG; translated from the coding sequence ATGATTTGTGTGGAAGTAAAGGCATCGAGAGACTATGAGATACGGATTGAGTCTGGGAGCCTGAAAAAGGCAGGAGAGTATATTGGCCAGGTGGTTGCGGGCCGCCACGCGGTGATTGTTACTGACAGTACAGTCAAGGAGTTGTATTTAGATACAGTGGAGGAAAGTCTGAGCAGAGCGAGTTTTCAGACAGACTCTTTTGTGATTCCCAGCGGTGAAAAATCCAAGGATGCGGCACATTATATTCAGCTCCTGGAATTTCTGGCAGAGAAAACTGTGACCAGAAGCGATGTCCTGGTGGCTTTGGGCGGTGGAGTAGTCGGAGATCTGACAGGATTTGCCGCAGCGACTTTTCTGAGGGGTGTCCATTTTGTACAGATTCCGACAACGTTGTTGGCGGCGGTGGACTCCTCCGTGGGAGGAAAGACGGCGATAGACCTGCAAGCGGGAAAAAATCTGGCAGGGTGCTTTTACCAGCCATCTTTGGTTCTGTGTGACTGTGAGACTTTGAAATCTCTGAAACCAGAGACCTTCTCGGAGGGAATGGCGGAAGTGATTAAGTATGGAGCGATTGCGGACCGAAAACTTTGGGAGAAGCTGAGAGCTCCCATATGGCCACAGATCGAGGAGATTGTGGCGCGCTGTGTGGAGATTAAGAGAGATATCGTGGAGCAGGATGAATTTGATTTGGGAGTACGGCAGTACTTAAATTTTGGACATACCATTGGGCATTCCATCGAGAAGAACAGCGGGTATGAGATCAGCCATGGGAGAGCCGTGGCGATAGGAATGGTGCTGGCTGCGAAGCTTTCAGTGAAGCAAGGAGAGTGCGGGGAGGAGTGCCTGGGGCAGATGCGGGAAATGTTGGAGAGATACGAACTGCCGACGACGACGGACTATTCCGCTGAGCAGCTTATCGGTCCTATGAAGGCGGACAAAAAGAGAAGCGGGAATACCGTATCTTTTATATTGCTACGAGAAATCGGACAGTGCTTTTCCAGAAAAATGACAATCAATGAGATGGACGAGGCAGTTAGGGAAATTTTGGGGGATGAAGGATGA
- the aroA gene encoding 3-phosphoshikimate 1-carboxyvinyltransferase, with product MRVLIENRLLGGSVRAIPSKSMAHRHFIAAALAEAPSRVVCPGMSEDIKATMDCLEAMGVMFNRKKSEYEVMSETKKWSAGADEALKLPCKESGSTLRFLLPVVAALGIKVEFHEEGRLPQRPLSPLYEELQKHGCRLSPQGVTPLRCQGKLEAGIYEIPGNISSQFITGLLFALPLLKGDSEIRLTSALESARYVDMTLQVLKQYGVVVSCTEEGFQIPGGQSYLAQQSVQIEGDWSNAAFWLTAAAMGKKITVTCLDENSTQGDKKILDILKRMGAKVEQRDWEATVTPERLDGTDIDAGDIPDLVPILAAAAAVSRGKTRIYNAGRLRLKESDRLKSVSQVLNGLGGQVRELEDGLEITGRERLAGGRVDAAGDHRIAMMAAVAAMVCENPVEICGAQAVNKSYPGFFEDYQSLGGKVVMEQI from the coding sequence ATGAGAGTATTGATTGAGAACAGGCTTCTGGGTGGAAGTGTTCGGGCGATTCCGTCGAAGTCCATGGCTCACCGTCATTTTATCGCGGCAGCTCTGGCAGAGGCTCCTTCTAGGGTCGTCTGTCCGGGGATGTCGGAGGATATAAAAGCCACCATGGACTGTCTGGAAGCTATGGGTGTCATGTTTAATAGGAAGAAATCAGAGTATGAAGTAATGTCTGAGACAAAGAAATGGAGCGCAGGGGCGGATGAAGCTTTGAAGCTTCCTTGCAAGGAGAGCGGTTCCACCCTGCGTTTTTTGTTGCCAGTGGTGGCTGCACTGGGAATCAAAGTGGAATTTCACGAGGAGGGACGACTACCTCAAAGACCTCTGTCCCCTTTATATGAGGAGCTTCAAAAGCATGGGTGTAGATTGTCGCCTCAGGGAGTGACACCGCTTCGGTGCCAGGGAAAATTGGAAGCGGGGATTTATGAGATTCCAGGCAATATATCCTCACAATTTATCACGGGATTATTGTTCGCTTTGCCGCTGCTGAAAGGAGACAGTGAGATTCGCCTTACTTCTGCGCTGGAATCGGCTCGCTATGTGGATATGACCCTTCAAGTCCTCAAACAATATGGGGTAGTTGTCTCCTGCACAGAGGAAGGATTTCAGATTCCAGGCGGACAGAGCTATCTGGCACAGCAGAGTGTACAGATTGAAGGAGACTGGTCTAACGCCGCTTTCTGGCTGACGGCTGCCGCAATGGGAAAGAAGATCACAGTCACCTGTCTGGATGAGAATTCTACACAGGGAGACAAAAAGATTTTGGATATCCTAAAGCGTATGGGCGCGAAGGTGGAGCAAAGGGATTGGGAGGCCACTGTGACTCCGGAAAGATTGGATGGAACGGATATTGACGCGGGAGACATCCCGGACTTGGTTCCGATTCTGGCTGCCGCGGCTGCGGTCAGTCGGGGAAAAACGAGAATCTACAATGCAGGACGGCTCAGGCTCAAAGAGAGCGACCGGCTCAAATCGGTGTCTCAGGTACTGAATGGCCTGGGCGGACAGGTGAGAGAGTTGGAAGACGGGCTGGAAATTACAGGGCGGGAGAGACTCGCCGGGGGCCGGGTGGATGCTGCCGGAGATCATCGGATCGCAATGATGGCCGCAGTAGCGGCTATGGTCTGTGAAAATCCGGTGGAAATCTGCGGAGCACAGGCGGTCAATAAGTCCTATCCGGGATTTTTTGAGGATTATCAGAGCTTAGGTGGAAAGGTGGTTATGGAGCAGATATGA